The sequence gttgaTAACAAAGATTCCAAAGTCAGCTATCAGAAACTATTGCACGTGGAATAAAAGTTAAGGAGTGGACATAGAATGATTATATCATCACTATCAAAGTACCTGGAATGACGGAAGCAAAGTGGGAAAGGGAAACAACGTTTCAAGAACTTCGGTGTCATCCTGAGAAGAAAGATATTCAGATGTACCAAATTGGAATCCAAATTTGTAGTTTGTGCCGCTCAATCCAGCATCTGCCAGGCCAGATTCCTCAAAAATAGCACCCAACAAACTCTCATCATTTAGAGACGGTAGACAGTAGTTGTGTGACAAGTTCAAGACATTCCAAGCATTCTTATTCCTCTCAAGATCCATTTTAGATACTGAAACAACAGGGTTTTCATGACAGAATAAACCCTGCAATGCCTTTTTGACAGTGAGGCTAGTTTTTCCGTCCTTCACACCAGTAAGATAACATGCACTCTGGTGTTCTGATTTGGCCTCCATAGCTCTTTTCTCTTGCACGGCACCGACCAACAACTTATACCACATTCGCTCTGAGCACGTGAGCACTGGAAGATCTTTGTCAACCATGCCACTCTCCAGCTCTCCACTTATATATGATGCTAAAGTTGGAGAAATCTCCCATTCATCCGCCTCATCTTTCCACAGATATCTAGAGACGTGATCACCATGGCCTATAAGGCCAGCAAGTGTTAGACAAAAGATTTCAGACAAGGATAAGTCTGCAGTGCTCCTAATGTTGTTGTTTTTCGCCGGTAGTGTAGAATTCCCAAAACAATTTCTCCCATGGCACTGAATCTCTGAAGACGTGGAAGGAATACGCTGCATCAGCTGCAATGACTTCCCAGCAGAAACAATCGATTTAGAGATGTCTTTTAAGAATAATGGGCATAGCACCCGATTGTTCTGCTCTTTGTCTTTGTCAGAAACTGAAGTGGAGTCAGTTCCACTAAGTCCTTTCTTTTCACTTGACTTTGGGCCCGGCACCTTCATCAACATATAACTTTTCTCCCAAAACTCTGCATCGTTGACAGAGACGGATTGATTGGCTGTAAAAAACAACTGCGAAGAGAAAAAACCACAACCAAAGATTTATCATCATCATTAAACTTTCAATGAGCTAGCCTTGTAAAGAAGTCATTGATGCATGTTAAACTGCTATAAAGAAATTTAAGAAGAGCCATAGAAGATAGATACAAACACGTACCTCACCAAAAGGATCATCAAGAGTTCCCTCAAACAACCATGAATCCAAACCCTCTATATAAGGCAATAAAGTTCCAGCGAAAATTTGCAGCAGCATGTGAAATCCTTCCACCTGGTCCAGATAATATCAATACACCAGCTTGGGAAGAAATCAAAAACgaagtgaaaaaaaaacataaaaacagaaTGAGAGAAAGGCAACAAACCTCACCACGTTGGACAAGGCATACTTGATCCAACTTCTTGTAAAGGAAATCAAGAACGTGGACAGCAACTTCAGCAGTGGAAATAGTATAACTTGGATCAAAATACGCATGAGGAATAGCACCACGTACGACTTGCAAAAGGTATTCAGCACCTGAACACAGACTAGCAAATAGAGAAAAAGATTAAATATACACAAAGTTATCTcttgaataaaaaaagaatataggCAGCAACACACCTAGATAAAGCACTAGTTAATCCCAAGAGGGTTGGAGTGGCAGTAAGAGTAGAATCATTGATCTTCACTTCCTCGTTCAAAGAAATGTCTCTGAGTCTCTGTCCTAACGCCACTTGTATATCATCAGTCTCAGCAAAATAAATGTTCAAGAAAGTAAGTTTCGATGCTTGCCTGGAGCCAGGCAGAGACAGAGTTAGAAAATGCCATTAAGGTAGGAGGAGAGTTGTTGCTAATTCCAGCGAGGATAGACTCGACAAGCTTCAAACATGTTGCGGCATACAAAAAAGGAGCGAGAAGGGCATGAAGGCTTGTCCGAGACAAATGAGAGACGCGAATCTCGTTGGTTCTAGCGAGGAAAGACTGTCGAGCTTGGTCCCAGACAATGACGGGGCTAGACAGGCCTTGCATAGCTTGTAAGACACCTCTCACCTATCAACAAAACAGAAAGAGGTTGTTAGCCGATGAGAAACCCAAGGAAAGTAGTGtttggtggggggggggggggggggggggggggcattACCAGATCCAGTTCAGTGACGGTCACTGAGGGAGTGGAGTGTGACCAAACTCTGCGACTGCACATCGCCCCCGGAGTTAGGGTTGTTTCTAAGCGAGTCCGATCAACTCGAACCGGCGACTCCATAATTGTTGGTTTCCTTCCGCTAcctatatattttgatttccgCAGTCATACGAGGGAAAGCGAAGAAGCTTTGCTAGTTTAGGTGAatctcagagagagagagagatctcagGCCCATTGGTAAAGTAAGCCCGTCGCAGTTACCAGTAATTACCAGAACATATCCTTTTTATTCACaaatacttttgtttttttgcacTTTGAGGACTTCCACTCGGTACTAATCATGTTATAGCCCCacccattttaaaaaatttaagaaaaacccTGCGCCTCTGAACTTCTTTAACATTTGAATACAAAGCGATGATAAAGATACACTTGGGTCCTCAAACTAAAGCATCTTTGATATAAAATCATCATAATGCCTTTACTATGAAAGATGCAGCTTTTCTAAATCTGCCACAAGACAGCACAAAGTAAGCTACTTGCTTGGCAAAAGAAGCTAACTAAATATTCAAGGAAGCCACCCCTGCATCGTTGCGTCCACCATGTCCATGACCATGCTTATgcatttttcatcaaaatccaTCTTTTGTGCTCCTTCTGGCTGTTAAATATCCTGATTATTGGTTGAAGAGTCTTTTCTCCCCCACCGCAACCACAGCTACTTATAACGCCTCCTTCAAACACGAAACCAAGGCATAAAAATTTAGCTAGTAAGGAAAAAAGTAGATCCAAGTAGTGATTAGAATAACCAACCAACCAACCTTTTGAGAGATTTACTTCTTAATCTGATgggttttctcttcttcttcttctttttctttttcattttgcaGATTCCGGTCACTATCTCCTCAATGTCTATTGTTGTATCATCGACATGAGTTTTCAACAGATTGCATTTATCCAAACCCATCAGTTGATGAACAGCGCTTGGGACAAGGGAGGTATCCTTTTTTCTTACATATTCCATTAGCACAAGCCCTGTCATATACCCCCAAGTAACATACTTGTAAAAGATGGAAAGCTTCACAATAAGAATCATGATTGTGCAACATAGAAGCAAAAACACAAGACATACCGAGAGCGCGGAGCAACTTGAGATCAAAATAATCAGCAAGTTCGTAGTGATCAGTTATTTCAGCTCGATGAATGGCTAGCTTCTTTAAGCTGATGAGCAAATCCTGCAAAAACGAATTTTGGTGAGGAGGATTGGTAATAACAATCGTTGAATGGGTTTCCTCGTCTccaagtaaataaataaatataactacCAGTTCAGGTTCTGAAAGAGAGCAAAGCCAAGAGATATCTTGCGTCCTATTGTTCTTCAAGACTTCGCTGAGTTCCTCCATCTTTTAAGTCTTCCTAAGAGAAGGAAGGGCATAAAGAACACTTTGTTTCTAACAGCAACAATCCAAATACTAAATCAATGGCTGAAccaataaaaaccaaaaccgtTAGCTAACATGGACTAGTCGGCTCACCTAAATGGAATTAAACAGGCTTCAAATAAGAAAGCAGCTGGCGATTTAGTGCTTGTCCTCCTCACCACCtgggttttaaaataatggagACTCCAAGTCAGAGTAATAGTCAGCAAGGGGGAAGGAAGGAGACGCAAACAATAAACCCTAATTCATCTATCAACCTCTCGTcggtaaatcaatttaaatttgatGTGATTTATAATTAAGATACGTAATTAAGCACCAAGGATCCGTGGCGCAATGGTAGCGCGTCTGACTCCAGATCAGAAGGTTGCGTGTTCGATTCACGTCGGGTTCAAAAATCCCGAAAATTTGATcctttatttttgttgtttcataGTTACGTctgtttatttaaaattaatgtcGAAACAACGTAGCCAGGGGGGAAGTCGATGGTCAAAAGCATTCCTCTTTCTTGTTTGATGATGCTGAAATGTTACTCTGTGAGACTGATTCATAATTTGAGATAGCTTAAGCTTATAGCTACACCACATTAATGGTATGTTactttaaattttcataatctGCAAAGGCTCTGTGATGTATTCTCATTACACTTTCATCAGATTCTGATTGCTATTACTTCACCATTCACCAGGGAAGGAAGCTGCTCGATATAGACTTTCCCGAGGGTCCTTTTGGAACAAAGGTTACTACTGTCTTGGATGAAATCAACATGGGATAGACTGAGATTCTTGTTTTCACTTTTACTTTATCTCTGCTACAGTAAGCTCCTGCTATAGTCAAATCCTACTACCACATGAGAATAGTTGGTTGCCCAGGAGGTGAAGCAGgtgttcttctttttctctttctctctacgtaTCAGATATCATATCTTACCCACTTTAATGTGGAGCAAAGAGAGATATATCTTTTGAACGGCAGAGGATGAGCATGACGTTGTCTGGTTTTGGCTGGAGAAAGGCAAGTCTTTTGAGTGCCCTGTGTGTTCCCAGTACTTTAAGGTATGTATGTATCCTAGCTTCTCTTTAAATCTACAAAGCAAATTAAGTTTCATAAACTTATCACTGCAAAATGGGTTTAATGATTGATAGCTTCAAGTGGTTGGTCCTGGGGGACCTCCTGACGGACATGGCGATCACCACCACTGAACTCCCAAGAATAAGAAAGAAAGGGTGTGGTGGTGGCTTCGCTTCTGAAACGCGAACCCccttttggttttctttatgCTGTTTACTTCTCTTCCACCCAAGGTTTTGAAACCCGGACTGGACCGGCCGGTTGGACCGGTTCAACCGTGACTCCCACACCTAGCCGAGTCCGGGTCAGTTCTAAAACCGGATGTGAGTTGAACCGGTAAAATCGGCCAAAAACCGTAAGAACCGGTGACCTGGTTTTATTGAAAACTCCGGTTTATAATTCAAATCTAATTAACCATTTGTTCTTCATTGATTTATAAAgaattttctttcaatttgCTTTGATTTAGCTAGATTTGATATAGCAAACGAAAAAGAAACCTTTTATGTGCacgaaaaaaaaatgtaaatgaaaacattaCAGGAACTTGAGCTCACGTAACAatggaggagaaagaagaagaaactgttGAAACTCTACGTTAGATTGCTTATGGATTGTGTATGTGAATGAAGAATAAGAATAACTCTCTTATATTAACCTCAAAGGTAAAACTTACTCAAAACCTTTAATTCCTCAAACTCATACAATCTCATCATAACTCGATGGATGTATTTATATAA is a genomic window of Brassica napus cultivar Da-Ae chromosome A2, Da-Ae, whole genome shotgun sequence containing:
- the LOC106436777 gene encoding gamma-tubulin complex component 5; amino-acid sequence: MESPVRVDRTRLETTLTPGAMCSRRVWSHSTPSVTVTELDLVRGVLQAMQGLSSPVIVWDQARQSFLARTNEIRVSHLSRTSLHALLAPFLYAATCLKLVESILAGISNNSPPTLMAFSNSVSAWLQRLRDISLNEEVKINDSTLTATPTLLGLTSALSSLCSGAEYLLQVVRGAIPHAYFDPSYTISTAEVAVHVLDFLYKKLDQVCLVQRGEVEGFHMLLQIFAGTLLPYIEGLDSWLFEGTLDDPFGELFFTANQSVSVNDAEFWEKSYMLMKVPGPKSSEKKGLSGTDSTSVSDKDKEQNNRVLCPLFLKDISKSIVSAGKSLQLMQRIPSTSSEIQCHGRNCFGNSTLPAKNNNIRSTADLSLSEIFCLTLAGLIGHGDHVSRYLWKDEADEWEISPTLASYISGELESGMVDKDLPVLTCSERMWYKLLVGAVQEKRAMEAKSEHQSACYLTGVKDGKTSLTVKKALQGLFCHENPVVSVSKMDLERNKNAWNVLNLSHNYCLPSLNDESLLGAIFEESGLADAGLSGTNYKFGFQFGTSEYLSSQDDTEVLETLFPFPTLLPSFQPELHMSEFLPFQKNSTLLSKVLSWMLKAEPRDAPLPVVIMQECFTIYIRRQVDYIGKMILSKLMNDWKLMHELAVLRAIYLLGSGDLLQHFLTVIFNKLGKGELTNDDFELNIILQESIRNSADAMLLNSPDSLVVSISREGCLDKDKDDKGDVVPLSSTRKSRINNFGIDCLESLKFTYKVPWPLELIANSEAIKKYNQVMGFLLKVKRAKYVLDKARRWMWKGKGSATKIRKHHWLLEQKLLNFVDAFHQYVMDRVYHTAWRELCEAMVKAGSLDEVIYVHETYLLSIQRQCFVVQEKLWAIIASRINMILGLALEFYSIQQTLSSGGAVSAAIKARCEMEIDRIEKQFEDCIAFLLRVLSSKLNVGHFPHLADLVTRINYNYHYMSDTGSLMTVSGAETSSSRT
- the LOC106418714 gene encoding uncharacterized protein LOC106418714, translated to MEELSEVLKNNRTQDISWLCSLSEPELDLLISLKKLAIHRAEITDHYELADYFDLKLLRALGLVLMEYVRKKDTSLVPSAVHQLMGLDKCNLLKTHVDDTTIDIEEIVTGICKMKKKKKKKKRKPIRLRSKSLKRRRYK